A section of the Microbulbifer pacificus genome encodes:
- a CDS encoding AmpG family muropeptide MFS transporter — protein sequence MQQNKMTWGEALKVYSRPKVLAMFFLGISAGLPYLLVFSTLTAWLRDYGVSRTTIGFAAWIGITFSIKFAWAPIIDSLRIPFLTSLVGKRRSWMLVSQIGIAAGLFAMSQINPQLGLPSIFGFGVLVAFCSASQDVVIDAYRIEAVDKQYQGAMAAMYVFGYRVALLIAGAGALFIAEYTNWSIAYMSMAALMVVGIITTLLVSEPDHQKVRAQGEEFQHEWVDRVLGSGKHSRFSEWFVRAVACPFIDFFERNGRFAIVLLLFIGIYRLSDIAMGVMANPFYLDLGFSKDDIAQIGKLFGFFCAMIGAFLGGAMVVRFGILRPLILGAVMVASTNLLFAHLATLGADKTWLAIAISADNISGGISNSVFIAFLSSLVNQSYTATQYALFSSLMTLPGKFISGFSGIVVDAEGYPYFFILVAILGIPAVLLAIYIWYRNKDEEAASFAEKAERVQS from the coding sequence ATGCAGCAAAATAAAATGACCTGGGGAGAGGCGCTCAAGGTTTATTCGCGACCGAAAGTGCTGGCCATGTTTTTCCTGGGGATATCCGCTGGGCTTCCATACCTGCTGGTATTCTCCACCCTCACGGCCTGGCTGCGGGATTACGGTGTCAGTCGCACCACCATCGGTTTTGCGGCCTGGATTGGCATCACCTTTTCCATCAAGTTTGCCTGGGCGCCGATTATTGATTCCCTGCGTATTCCCTTCCTCACCAGCCTCGTGGGCAAACGGCGCAGCTGGATGCTGGTGTCACAGATCGGCATTGCCGCAGGGCTGTTCGCCATGAGCCAGATCAACCCGCAGCTGGGTCTCCCATCGATTTTCGGTTTTGGTGTATTGGTGGCGTTCTGTTCGGCATCGCAGGATGTGGTGATCGACGCGTACCGTATCGAAGCGGTGGACAAGCAATACCAGGGCGCGATGGCGGCCATGTACGTGTTTGGTTACCGGGTGGCACTGCTGATCGCCGGCGCCGGAGCCCTGTTCATTGCCGAATATACCAACTGGAGCATCGCCTATATGTCCATGGCGGCGCTGATGGTGGTCGGTATTATCACCACACTGCTGGTATCAGAACCTGACCACCAGAAAGTCCGTGCTCAGGGTGAGGAGTTCCAGCACGAGTGGGTGGACCGCGTGCTCGGCAGTGGTAAGCACAGCCGGTTCAGCGAGTGGTTCGTGCGCGCGGTTGCCTGCCCGTTTATTGATTTCTTCGAGCGCAATGGCCGGTTTGCGATTGTGCTGCTGTTGTTTATCGGTATTTACCGGTTGAGCGATATCGCCATGGGGGTTATGGCCAACCCCTTCTATCTGGACCTCGGTTTCAGCAAAGACGATATTGCCCAGATCGGCAAATTGTTCGGTTTTTTCTGCGCCATGATTGGCGCCTTTTTGGGCGGGGCTATGGTTGTGCGCTTCGGTATCCTGCGCCCGCTGATACTCGGCGCGGTGATGGTGGCCTCTACCAATCTGTTGTTTGCGCACCTAGCCACATTGGGCGCGGATAAGACGTGGTTGGCGATCGCGATCAGCGCAGACAATATCAGCGGGGGTATTTCCAACTCGGTATTTATTGCCTTCCTTTCAAGCCTGGTCAACCAATCCTATACGGCGACGCAATACGCGTTGTTCAGCTCCCTGATGACACTGCCTGGCAAGTTTATCAGCGGCTTTTCCGGCATTGTTGTGGATGCAGAGGGATACCCGTATTTCTTTATCCTGGTGGCGATTCTCGGTATTCCTGCGGTCCTGCTCGCGATTTATATCTGGTATCGCAACAAGGATGAGGAGGCCGCAAGCTTTGCAGAAA
- a CDS encoding YbhB/YbcL family Raf kinase inhibitor-like protein → MAVWLSSLGLLSLFVLPTAQAGAEVFTLASNAVSGGDRIASARLYMGSSCSGENISPELHWRDAPLGTRSFALTMYDPDADSGSGRWHWVVFNIPAESMSLPEGAGEPKSGLIPEAIQGRTDFRGHGYSGACPPEGSNGHRYQFRIYALKVDLLPLDESSPAAMVADHIHANKLAEAQMDVIYGR, encoded by the coding sequence GTGGCGGTTTGGCTTTCGTCTCTGGGGTTGCTGTCGCTGTTCGTGTTGCCCACTGCGCAGGCTGGTGCGGAAGTGTTTACCCTGGCGTCCAATGCCGTCAGCGGTGGGGATCGGATAGCGTCTGCAAGGTTGTATATGGGGTCCAGCTGCAGTGGTGAGAATATTTCGCCGGAGTTGCACTGGCGGGATGCCCCGCTGGGTACCCGCAGCTTTGCACTGACCATGTACGACCCGGATGCGGACTCCGGCAGTGGCCGTTGGCACTGGGTGGTATTCAATATTCCGGCGGAGTCGATGTCCCTGCCGGAAGGTGCGGGTGAGCCCAAGTCCGGGCTGATTCCCGAAGCGATCCAGGGGCGCACAGATTTCCGCGGTCACGGCTACAGCGGTGCCTGCCCGCCGGAGGGCAGCAATGGTCACCGCTACCAGTTTCGGATTTACGCACTCAAGGTAGACCTGTTACCGCTGGATGAAAGCAGTCCCGCGGCGATGGTGGCAGATCACATCCATGCCAATAAACTGGCGGAAGCACAAATGGATGTCATATACGGCCGCTGA